A DNA window from Drosophila sechellia strain sech25 chromosome X, ASM438219v1, whole genome shotgun sequence contains the following coding sequences:
- the LOC6619825 gene encoding neuroglian isoform X2, with protein sequence MWRQSTILAALLVALLCAGRAESKGNRPPRITKQPAPGELLFKVAQQNKESDNPFIIECEADGQPEPEYSWIKNGKKFDWQAYDNRMLRQPGRGTLVITIPKDEDRGHYQCFASNEFGTATSNSVYVRKAELNAFKDEAAKTLEAVEGEPFMLKCAAPDGFPSPTVNWMIQESIDGSIKSINNSRMTLDPEGNLWFSNVTREDASSDFYYACSATSVFRSEYKIGNKVLLDVKQMGVSASQNKHPPVRQYVSRRQSLALRGKRMELFCIYGGTPLPQTVWSKDGQRIQWSDRITQGHYGKSLVIRQTNFDDAGTYTCDVSNGVGNAQSFSIILNVNSVPYFTKEPEIATAAEDEEVVFECRAAGVPEPKISWIHNGKPIEQSTPNPRRTVTDNTIRIINLVKGDTGNYGCNATNSLGYVYKDVYLNVQAEPPTISEAPAAVSTVDGRNVTIKCRVNGSPKPLVKWLRASNWLTGGRYNVQANGDLEIQDVTFSDAGKYTCYAQNKFGEIQADGSLVVKEHTRITQEPQNYEVAAGQSATFRCNEAHDDTLEIEIDWWKDGQSIDFEAQPRFVKTNDNSLTIAKTMELDSGEYTCVARTRLDEATARANLIVQDVPNAPKLTGITCQADKAEIHWEQQGDNRSPILHYTIQFNTSFTPASWDAAYEKVPNTDSSFVVQMSPWANYTFRVIAFNKIGASPPSAHSDSCTTQPDVPFKNPDNVVGQGTEPNNLVISWTPMPEIEHNAPNFHYYVSWKRDIPAAAWENNNIFDWRQNNIVIADQPTFVKYLIKVVAINDRGESNVAAEEVVGYSGEDRPLDAPTNFTMRQITSSTSGYMAWTPVSEESVRGHFKGYKIQTWTENEGEEGLREIHVKGDTHNALVTQFKPDSKNYARILAYNGRFNGPPSAVIDFDTPEGVPSPVQGLDAYPLGSSAFMLHWKKPLYPNGKLTGYKIYYEEVKESYVGERREYDPHITDPRVTRMKMAGLKPNSKYRISITATTKMGEGSEHYIEKTTLKDAVNVAPATPSFSWEQLPSDNGLAKFRINWLPSTEDHPGTHFFTMHRIKGETQWIRENEEKNSDYQEVGGLDPETAYEFRVVSVDGHFNTESATQEIDTNTVEGPIMVANETVANAGWFIGMMLALAFIIILFIIICIIRRNRGGKYDVHDRELANGRRDYPEEGGFHEYSQPLDNKSAGRQSVSSANKPGVESDTDSMAEYGDGDTGMNEDGSFIGQYGRKGL encoded by the exons ATATAGTTGGATCAAGAACGGCAAGAAGTTCGACTGGCAGGCGTACGATAACCGCATGCTGCGGCAGCCAGGACGCGGCACCCTGGTGATCACCATACCCAAGGACGAGGATCGCGGCCACTACCAGTGCTTCGCGTCCAACGAATTTGGAACGGCCACCTCGAACTCGGTGTATGTGCGTAAGGCCGAGCTGAATGCCTTCAAGGATGAGGCGGCCAAGACTCTTGAGGCCGTGGAGGGTGAGCCCTTCATGCTGAAATGTGCCGCACCCGACGGCTTTCCCAGTCCGACGGTCAACTGGATGATCCAGGAGTCCATCGATGGCAGCATCAAGTCGATCAACAACTCTCGCATGACCCTCGATCCCGAGGGTAATCTCTGGTTCTCGAATGTTACCCGCGAGGATGCCAGCTCCGATTTCTACTACGCCTGCTCGGCCACCTCGGTGTTCCGCAGTGAATACAAGATCGGCAACAAGGTGCTCCTGGATGTCAAGCAGATGGGCGTTAGTGCCTCGCAGAACAAGCATCCGCCCGTGCGTCAGTATGTGTCCCGTCGCCAGTCCTTGGCGCTGCGCGGCAAGCGAATGGAACTGTTTTGCATCTACGGTGGAACTCCGCTGCCGCAGACCGTGTGGAGCAAGGATGGCCAGCGGATACAGTGGAGCGATCGAATAACGCAAGGACACTATGGCAAATCACTGGTCATTCGGCAGACAAACTTCGATGATGCCGGCACATACACCTGCGATGTGTCCAACGGTGTGGGCAATGCCCAATCCTTCTCCATCATCCTGAATGTTAACTCCGTGCCGTACTTTACCAAAGAACCTGAAATCGCCACCGCCGCCGAGGACGAAGAGGTGGTCTTCGAGTGTCGCGCTGCGGGTGTACCAGAGCCCAAGATCAGTTGGATTCACAATGGTAAGCCCATCGAGCAGAGCACCCCGAATCCCCGACGAACGGTTACGGACAACACAATCCGCATTATCAATCTGGTTAAGGGCGATACTGGCAACTATGGTTGCAACGCCACCAATTCGCTGGGATATGTGTACAAGGATGTCTACCTAAATGTCCAGGCTGAGCCGCCAACGATCTCCGAAGCTCCAGCAGCTGTGTCCACTGTGGATGGAAGGAATGTGACCATTAAGTGCAGGGTTAACGGATCCCCCAAGCCTCTGGTTAAATGGCTGAGGGCCAGCAACTGGCTGACCGGAGGTCGTTACAATGTCCAAGCTAACGGCGATCTGGAGATCCAAGACGTTACATTCTCGGATGCCGGCAAATACACATGCTATGCGCAGAACAAGTTTGGTGAAATTCAAGCCGATGGTTCGCTGGTGGTCAAGGAGCACACGAGAATTACCCAAGAGCCGCAGAACTACGAGGTGGCCGCCGGACAATCGGCCACGTTCCGCTGTAACGAAGCCCACGACGATACTCTGGAGATTGAGATCGATTGGTGGAAGGATGGCCAGTCCATTGACTTTGAGGCCCAGCCGCGATTCGTGAAGACCAATGATAATTCCCTGACGATTGCCAAGACCATGGAGCTGGATTCCGGCGAGTATACGTGCGTGGCCAGGACGCGTTTGGATGAGGCCACGGCCAGGGCGAATTTGATTGTCCAGGATGTGCCGAATGCGCCAAAACTCACCGGCATCACCTGCCAGGCCGACAAGGCCGAGATCCACTGGGAACAACAGGGAGACAATCGTTCGCCCATTCTGCACTACACCATCCAGTTCAATACATCGTTCACGCCCGCCTCCTGGGATGCCGCCTACGAGAAGGTGCCCAACACGGACTCCTCGTTCGTCGTCCAGATGTCACCGTGGGCCAACTACACGTTCCGTGTGATTGCCTTCAACAAGATCGGAGCCTCGCCGCCGTCGGCGCACAGCGATAGTTGCACCACGCAGCCGGATGTGCCCTTCAAGAATCCCGATAATGTCGTTGGCCAGGGCACCGAGCCGAACAATCTGGTCATCTCCTGGACTCCCATGCCCGAAATCGAGCACAATGCCCCCAATTTCCACTATTATGTGAGCTGGAAACGCGATAtccctgctgctgcttgggaaaataataacatattCGACTGGCGACAGAACAACATTGTGATTGCCGATCAACCGACGTTCGTGAAGTATCTGATCAAGGTGGTGGCCATCAACGATAGGGGTGAGTCCAATGTGGCCGCCGAGGAGGTGGTTGGCTACTCTGGCGAAGATCGTCCCCTGGATGCGCCCACCAACTTCACGATGAGGCAGATCACATCCTCGACCAGTGGCTACATGGCCTGGACGCCGGTAAGTGAGGAATCGGTGCGCGGACACTTCAAGGGCTACAAAATCCAAACGTGGACGGAGAACGAGGGCGAGGAGGGTCTGCGGGAGATCCATGTGAAGGGTGATACCCACAACGCTCTGGTCACACAATTCAAGCCCGATTCAAAGAACTATGCCCGCATTTTGGCTTACAATGGACGCTTCAATGGCCCACCCAGTGCCGTCATCGACTTCGATACTCCGGAGGGTGTACCATCGCCGGTTCAGGGACTGGATGCCTATCCCCTGGGCTCCTCTGCCTTCATGCTCCACTGGAAGAAGCCGCTGTATCCCAATGGCAAGCTCACTGGCTACAAGATCTACTACGAGGAGGTTAAGGAGAGCTATGTGGGCGAGCGACGCGAATACGATCCCCACATCACCGATCCCAGGGTCACACGCATGAAGATGGCCGGCCTGAAGCCCAACTCCAAGTACCGCATCTCCATCACTGCCACCACGAAAATGGGCGAGGGATCTGA ACACTATATCGAGAAGACCACGCTCAAGGATGCCGTCAATGTGgcccctgccacgccctccTTCTCCTGGGAGCAACTGCCATCCGACAATGGACTAGCCAAGTTCCGCATCAACTGGCTGCCAAGTACCGAGGATCATCCGGGCACTCACTTCTTTACGATGCACAG GATCAAGGGCGAAACCCAATGGATACGCGAGAATGAGGAAAAGAACTCCGATTACCAGGAGGTCGGCGGCTTAGATCCGGAGACCGCCTATGAGTTCCGCGTGGTCTCCGTGGATGGCCACTTCAACACGGAGAGTGCCACGCAGGAGATCGACACGAACACCGTTGAGGGACCAATAATGGTGGCCAACGAGACAGTGGCCAATGCCGGATGGTTCATTGGCATGATGCTGGCCCTGGCCTTCATCATCATCctcttcatcatcatctgcaTTATCCGACGCAATCGAGGCGGAAAGTACGATGTCCACGATCGGGAGCTGGCCAACGGCCGGCGGGATTATCCCGAAGAGGGCGGCTTCCACGAGTACTCGCAACC GTTGGATAACAAGAGCGCTGGTCGCCAATCCGTGAGTTCAGCGAACAAACCGGGCGTGGAAAGCGATACCGATTCGATGGCCGAATACGGTGATGGCGACACAG GCATGAATGAAGATGGATCCTTTATTGGCCAATATGGACGCAAAGGACTTTGA